The Brevibacillus humidisoli DNA segment CTGGTACCCTTCCGGTTGATCCCGCGACTGGGCGGATCAACGGTGGAATCCGGTTTGAACAGGTTTCCTTTCGCTATCGGGATGACGGCGAGTACGTGTTGAAAGATATCAACCTGACCATTCGTCCTGGGGAGACCGTGGCGATCGTAGGGATGTCGGGGGGAGGAAAGTCATCTCTGATCAGCCTGCTGCCTCGGTTTTGGGATGTGAGCGAAGGGCGCATTTTGATTGATGATGTAGACATTCGCGACGTCAAACAGCAGAATCTGCGCAGTCATATCGGTATGGTGATGCAGGACAATATTTTGTTTAGCGAATCGGCGCGGATGAATATTTTGATGGGCAATCCGGATGCTTCCGACGAGGAAGTTGTCGCAGCGGCTCAGGCGGCAAATGCCCATGCCTTTATTACGGAATTGCCAGATGGTTACGACACCGAACTGGGCGAGCGGGGGGTCAAGCTGTCCGGCGGACAAAAACAGCGGATTGCGATTGCTCGCGTTTTTCTGAAAGATCCGGGGATTCTGATCCTGGACGAAGCCACCTCAGCGCTCGATCTGGAATCGGAGCACATGATTCAGGAATCACTTGCACAACTTGCCAAAGGACGGACCACGATCATCGTGGCCCATCGCCTGTCGACGATCACCCATGCTGACAAGATTGTGGTGATGCAAGAGGGGCGGATCGTCGAAATGGGCAGTCACGAAGAGTTGTTGGCCAGGCGGCAGGTTTATTACAAACTTTGGAATGTTCAAGATTTTAGCGTTTCCGTGCAGGTTGGTACGGAAGTGTAGGCTGCACGATCCACTGTCGGCAGCTTTTTGCTTTTCTGCAGAAAGGAGTTGATGCACCTTGGAGAGTTGGAAACGCAACTTATACGTGTTATGCTTTGCCATGTTTATCGTGATGGTTGCGATGAGCATGATCATGCCGTTTTTGCCGTTGTTTATCCAGCAAGAGCTGGGAATCAGCGATCCGCACCAGGTAACAGCTTGGGCCGGGATCGTGTTTGGGGCCAACTTTTTGACGGCTGGTCTGGTCTCTCCGATTTGGGGAAGTCTGGCTGACAAATACGGTCGCAAAATCATGATTCTTCGCTCCGGTTTTTGCATGTCGGTTATCATTACCTTGACTGGGTTTGTCGGCAGCATATGGCAGTTGTTGGGACTGCGCCTGCTAAACGGTACGGTCGGTGGGATCATTCCGGCCAGTACGGCGCTGGTCGCTTCCAGCGCGCCTCGCGAACAAGCCGGCTGGGCTCAAGGGATGCTGCAGTCATCGGCGGTGGCAGGAGGGATCATGGGCCCGTTTTTTGGCGGACTGTTGGCTGACCATATTGGCTTTAGGCTGATCTTTAGCTGTACAGGTCTGCTGGTCTTTCTCGCCACCCTGTTGATCACGGTGACGGTAAAGGAAAGCTTTACGCCGCCGCCAGCTCGCGAACAAACCAGTTTTCGAGAAGATGCCCGGCTCATCTTTTCCACTCGTCCGCTGCCCGCGTTATTTTTTGTCACCGTGATGATTCAATTCGCGCTGTTTAGCATTATTCCCGTGCTGCCGATCTACGTGCAGAGTCTGTTGGGAGGGGATGATCGGGTAGCGTTTTATACTGGATTGGTGGCGGCGGCGATGGGACTTGCCAACGTGCTGGCTGCTCCCCAATTGGGAAAACTGGGTGATCGCTATGGTTCGCACAAAGTACTGCTTGTCTGTCTGATCGCCGCTGCACTGATTTTTATTCCTCAGGCGATGGTGACCACTGTTTGGCAGTTGATCGTGCTGCGGTTTATGCTCGGGCTTTGCCTCGGCGGCCTGCTGCCGGCAGTCAATGCACTGCTGCGTCGCTCCACCCCGCCGGAGAGGGTTAGCCGGGTATACGGATACAACAACACATTTGTCTGCTTGGGAAGCATGTTGGGGCCGTCGATCGGCGGTTTGGTCGCCGGTTACATTAGTTTAAGCGGTGTTTTTCTGATGACCAGTGCATTTCTCTTTCTCAATGCTGTGTGGGTGGCGTATAGTCTGGCCAGAAAACCGATACATGAAACAAGCGATGTGAGCATGTGAGACTTGCCCGGGCAATTCTTGCTTCCCTATGCAACGTTTTGCCGATCGGTCCGTCTTAGCGGGATAGAGGAGTGATCTAGTATGATAAAACGAAACAACAAGTGGCTGATTGCCTTCTGCCTTTCGCTGGCGTTGGTCGGCTGCTCACAATCAGGGGAACCGGAGACATCAGCGACATCGGATCAGACCGATCCACCCATGCAGCAACGGGTCGATGCTGAACCAACAGCTGCAGAGGGAAGCAATGCGGCAGCAGAGCACGACAATACAGGAAATGCTGCAGCGGGAGCAGAGGAAGGCAATACAGGAGATGTTTCAGCAGCAGAGAACAGTGTGCCAGCGGATATGGATGAACAAGCTGCCGTGAAGCTGGCTGCTGAAGCGATACGTCGCTATTTCCATGTATCGTCAGGGGGAGACTATAGCCATCTGGAAGGAGAACGACTACAAGGTTTTTTGATCGGTGACCAGCATTATCGATACATGGGCCAAGACCTCGATACCAGGGAAAAACTGATCCGCTATCTGGAGCAGGGGTACACCATTGAAGCGATCGAGACGTTCATCCAGCAGGCAAAAATCGTAGAGCACGAGGGGCGCCTCGCACAGCCCGATGCCGACTACGGCAGCTTGTTGGAGTGGCAGAATGCGCAAGCTCGCCTGATCGCGGAGGAAGACAACATCAAGCGGTTTGAATTAACGATTCCTTTTGGTGAAGGAGAGCATCGGGATACGGAAACAACAATGGTGGAGATGAAAAAAATAGACGGCGTTGGCTGGAGAGTGAATACGACACCGCACGATTTGCGATGAAATACGAATATCTATACATGACCTTTTCCTAACGGTTGGTTACAATAGAACATAGGAATCTATTACTAGAGAGGGGAACAGGCATGTTAAAGAAACTGATGGCCAAGTTTGGAGTAGGAGCGGCGACGGTGGACCTGCAGTTGGACCGCGATCAATGGCGGCTGGGTGAGACGATGACCGGCTCGATTCGGATCGAAGGCGGTGAGGTGGAGCAGCGGATTCACGATCTGCAGGTGGTCTTGATGATGCGCGCTCACGTCAAGGGAAACCATGTGACGCGGCCGGTGCAGATGATCCCGGTATTGAGCAAGTTTGTTGTCAAGGAGAAACCTTTTGTCCAGGAAGTGCCCTTTCAATTCACGCTGCCACATGATCTGGCGATGACGTCACAGGCGGTTCAGTACTTTTTGCACACCAGACTGGATGTGGAGCAGGCGCTCGATCCGACCGACCAGGATTACGTCGCCATCCTTCCGCCACTGCATATCGAAAAGGTGTTTCAGGCATTGGAGCAGCTTGATTTCCGGCAAAAGCCAGGGTCGGGCAAGCTGACCGCTTATGGACAAGAGTTCTCGTTCGCTCCTATACGTCCAATGGGCATACCATTAAAAGAATTGGAAGTTATTTTTTTCGATGCTCCGGATCAGCTGCACTTGCTGGTTGAACTGGATTTGGCAACCGGCTTCCTAGGACGAGAAGTGGAACGAAAAGCGGAAATCCCTGTGCCGCACGATTTGCTGGAGGCGGGTAAAGAACAAGAGTTGGCCCGTTACCTGCAAGAGAAAATTGAAACGTATGCCAACAACCCGCAAGCAATCCCGTATTTCTCACTGCCTGGATATGGACGGAAGGGACACAAAGGGCGATACCAGCCGATGAGCGGTATGATCGGCGGAATGGCTGCCGGGCTGCTGGGCGGACTGCTGCTGGGCGAGATGATGGAAGGTGCCGGGGATCTGATGGGTGCCGATGATCTGCTGGGCGGAGACGGTGGAGACGATGGCGGGTTCTTCGGCGGAGACGGTGGCTTTGGCGACTTCGGCGACTTTGGAGATTTTTAATACCATATCATATGAAACAGGCGCATGGGAATTCCCATGCGCCTTTGTCGTCTGCCGATTCGTCACCATCACCGGGCAACGTCACGGCTCCTGTTTGCTCCTTGGTCTTGCTTGTGGTGTTCCGTTTTGTCCGGGTTTTCAAAGCCGACCACTTCCATCATCTTGGAACTCATCTTGGGGTCTCTTGCTTCAGGGGACTGCGGATAGGCATTCTCGCCTTTTGTCACGGCAGATCGCACTCCTGTCTGAGGATTACCCGACTTCCGGGCCGTATGCTTCCGATCGTTAGCGGAAATGCCGCTTAGATGAGCGGTATCGATAGTATCTCCAGGAAGCCGATGATAAATCCAACCCAGCAGGGGAAATATATGGCCCCAAATGCATATTCGAGCAGAGAATGGCGCACCCTTCTTTTCACATGGCGCTTTATCCGCTTCACGGGTTGGCTGGTTAATCGTTCAACTTCGCAAACGCCTTGTCCACAGCTGCAATCGTCTCTTGGATATCTCGTTCGGTGTGGGCAGTCGTAATGAACCAGGCTTCGTATTTGGATGGGGCCAGACAGATGCCCTGATCCAGCATCAACCGGAAGAAGCGGCCAAAACGCTCTCCGTCAGCCTTCTCTGCCCCAGCGTAGTTGGTTACAGGCTGGTCGGTGAAGTAGACGGCGAGCGCTCCGATCATCCGGTTAAGCTGGATGGTTGCATCGTGTCTTGCAGCGGCCTCTCTAATCCCTTGCTCCAGCAGGCTTCCGAGACGATCCAGTTCCTCGTAGACACCTGGCTCTCGCAACACCTCCAGGCAAGCGATCCCCGCTGTGATCGATGCCGGATTGCCGGCCATTGTACCCGCTTGATAGGCAGGGCCAAGCGGTGCGACCTGCTCCATGATCTCGCGGCGACCGCCATAGGCGCCGATCGGCAGGCCGCCACCGATGATTTTGCCGAGTGCGGTCAGGTCGGGATGGATGCCAAGCAGGTTTTGGGCACCGCCGTAACAGAACCGGAATGCGGTGATCACCTCGTCGTAGATCACGAGCGCACCAGCCTGATGGGCCAACTGGTTTACTTGCTCCAGAAACCCGGGCTGCGGCGGTACGATCCCAAAATTGCCGACGATCGGCTCTACCAGCACCGCGGCTGTTTCATCCCCCCAGTGCCGGATCGCTTCGGCGTATGCCTCCGCGTCGTTGAAAGGAACGGTGATCACTTCATTGGCGATGGTTTGCGGAATCCCTGCACTGTCGGGAATTCCCAGGGTGGACGGACCAGAACCGGCCGCTACCAGCACCAGATCGGAGTGTCCATGGTAACAACCGGCGAACTTGATGATCTTGGTTCGACCGGTGTAAGCGCGTGCGACGCGGATGCAGGTCATCACCGCTTCCGTCCCTGAATTGTTGAAACGGATCCGCTCCATCGAAGGGATCGCGTCCCGGATCATCCGGGCAAACTGGATTTCCCACGGGGTAGGAGTGCCATACAGC contains these protein-coding regions:
- a CDS encoding MFS transporter, which codes for MESWKRNLYVLCFAMFIVMVAMSMIMPFLPLFIQQELGISDPHQVTAWAGIVFGANFLTAGLVSPIWGSLADKYGRKIMILRSGFCMSVIITLTGFVGSIWQLLGLRLLNGTVGGIIPASTALVASSAPREQAGWAQGMLQSSAVAGGIMGPFFGGLLADHIGFRLIFSCTGLLVFLATLLITVTVKESFTPPPAREQTSFREDARLIFSTRPLPALFFVTVMIQFALFSIIPVLPIYVQSLLGGDDRVAFYTGLVAAAMGLANVLAAPQLGKLGDRYGSHKVLLVCLIAAALIFIPQAMVTTVWQLIVLRFMLGLCLGGLLPAVNALLRRSTPPERVSRVYGYNNTFVCLGSMLGPSIGGLVAGYISLSGVFLMTSAFLFLNAVWVAYSLARKPIHETSDVSM
- a CDS encoding sporulation protein, which translates into the protein MLKKLMAKFGVGAATVDLQLDRDQWRLGETMTGSIRIEGGEVEQRIHDLQVVLMMRAHVKGNHVTRPVQMIPVLSKFVVKEKPFVQEVPFQFTLPHDLAMTSQAVQYFLHTRLDVEQALDPTDQDYVAILPPLHIEKVFQALEQLDFRQKPGSGKLTAYGQEFSFAPIRPMGIPLKELEVIFFDAPDQLHLLVELDLATGFLGREVERKAEIPVPHDLLEAGKEQELARYLQEKIETYANNPQAIPYFSLPGYGRKGHKGRYQPMSGMIGGMAAGLLGGLLLGEMMEGAGDLMGADDLLGGDGGDDGGFFGGDGGFGDFGDFGDF
- a CDS encoding glutamate-1-semialdehyde 2,1-aminomutase, yielding MNRKTSEQLHREATEVILGGVNSPSRSFKAVGGGAPVVIKRAKGAYMWDVDGNRYIDYLAAYGPIITGHAHPHITKAISQAAENGTLYGTPTPWEIQFARMIRDAIPSMERIRFNNSGTEAVMTCIRVARAYTGRTKIIKFAGCYHGHSDLVLVAAGSGPSTLGIPDSAGIPQTIANEVITVPFNDAEAYAEAIRHWGDETAAVLVEPIVGNFGIVPPQPGFLEQVNQLAHQAGALVIYDEVITAFRFCYGGAQNLLGIHPDLTALGKIIGGGLPIGAYGGRREIMEQVAPLGPAYQAGTMAGNPASITAGIACLEVLREPGVYEELDRLGSLLEQGIREAAARHDATIQLNRMIGALAVYFTDQPVTNYAGAEKADGERFGRFFRLMLDQGICLAPSKYEAWFITTAHTERDIQETIAAVDKAFAKLND
- a CDS encoding IseA DL-endopeptidase inhibitor family protein, encoding MIKRNNKWLIAFCLSLALVGCSQSGEPETSATSDQTDPPMQQRVDAEPTAAEGSNAAAEHDNTGNAAAGAEEGNTGDVSAAENSVPADMDEQAAVKLAAEAIRRYFHVSSGGDYSHLEGERLQGFLIGDQHYRYMGQDLDTREKLIRYLEQGYTIEAIETFIQQAKIVEHEGRLAQPDADYGSLLEWQNAQARLIAEEDNIKRFELTIPFGEGEHRDTETTMVEMKKIDGVGWRVNTTPHDLR